The following are encoded together in the Flavobacteriales bacterium genome:
- a CDS encoding GxxExxY protein, with translation MTENELAKEVIGCAITVHRNLGPGLLENAYQQCLAYELRNHGLSVEVEKPMPLIYDEIKMDCGYRIDILVENKLILELKVVEELNDVHLAQTLTYLKLSRCKLGLLMNFDVAILKNGIKRVVNGL, from the coding sequence TTGACTGAGAATGAACTCGCGAAAGAGGTCATAGGCTGTGCGATCACGGTTCATCGGAATTTGGGGCCAGGACTTTTGGAGAACGCGTATCAACAATGCTTAGCATATGAACTGCGAAATCATGGATTGAGTGTTGAAGTTGAAAAACCGATGCCTCTGATTTATGATGAAATTAAAATGGACTGCGGTTATCGGATTGACATTCTAGTTGAAAACAAACTAATTCTGGAATTGAAAGTGGTTGAGGAACTGAATGACGTTCATCTTGCTCAAACCCTGACCTATTTAAAACTGAGCCGGTGCAAACTTGGTCTGCTTATGAACTTCGATGTTGCGATTCTCAAAAATGGAATTAAACGAGTAGTTAATGGATTATAA
- a CDS encoding aldehyde dehydrogenase family protein has protein sequence MSRLEVLKTYKIYIGGAFPRTESGRFYPVTLKNGTVTNICLSSRKDLRNAVVAARNAFEGWSSRTAFNRSQILYRIAEMLEGRKAQFVEELMAVGTSTGSVTEAAAAQEVEASIDRCVYFAGWCDKYTQVFGSVNPVASSHFNFSTQEPTGVVTIIAPESPSLLGLVSCVMPVIAGGNTCVVLASENSPHVAVTFAEVLNSSDVPGGVINILTGKEDELADQFSSHMDVNATIYCRQKYLKKTKENGALNVKRIIDWSGKDWYKEGDDPYLLLATQEVKTTWHPIENIAGTKSGY, from the coding sequence ATGAGCAGATTGGAAGTACTCAAAACATACAAGATCTACATCGGAGGAGCTTTTCCGAGAACTGAAAGTGGCCGATTTTATCCAGTGACGCTGAAGAACGGAACAGTGACGAATATCTGCCTAAGTAGTAGAAAAGATCTACGGAATGCGGTAGTTGCGGCTCGGAATGCTTTTGAAGGCTGGAGCTCAAGGACTGCATTCAATCGAAGCCAGATTCTGTACAGAATTGCTGAGATGTTGGAAGGTCGAAAAGCTCAGTTTGTAGAGGAATTGATGGCTGTTGGCACTTCGACAGGCTCAGTGACCGAGGCAGCTGCCGCGCAAGAAGTTGAGGCTTCGATTGACCGCTGCGTCTATTTTGCTGGCTGGTGCGATAAGTACACGCAGGTTTTCGGCAGCGTCAACCCCGTAGCGTCCTCCCATTTCAATTTCAGCACGCAGGAGCCAACGGGCGTGGTGACCATCATCGCGCCTGAAAGTCCTTCTTTGCTTGGTCTGGTCAGTTGTGTGATGCCAGTAATCGCTGGCGGAAATACCTGCGTTGTTCTTGCTTCAGAGAACTCGCCACACGTGGCAGTCACCTTTGCTGAGGTTCTGAATTCATCCGATGTCCCAGGCGGAGTCATCAACATTCTCACTGGAAAAGAAGACGAATTGGCCGATCAATTCAGTTCGCATATGGATGTGAATGCCACCATCTACTGCCGCCAGAAATACCTCAAAAAGACGAAGGAAAATGGCGCGCTGAACGTAAAACGAATCATCGATTGGAGCGGAAAGGATTGGTATAAAGAAGGCGATGACCCTTATTTGCTTCTGGCTACGCAAGAGGTGAAAACCACTTGGCACCCGATTGAAAACATTGCTGGCACCAAATCCGGTTATTGA
- a CDS encoding SLC13 family permease encodes MPEFAPILVGISVLFLLVALYSGKIRAEVAFFSAVMFLTVFGVLTPKEAISGFANEQLAVIILLLILSDTIRKTNVMDALFNRLFKGTKSQRSFVARMMLFIAPASAFFNNTPLVAMMMPYVHSWSKRNGMSPSKLLIPLSYVTIVGGCMTLVGTSTNLIVNGMAVDAGLPSLGIFDFTWIGLPLAVVGGVYMFFFSDKLLKDHRDAIDEFKDDWREYFVETEVGQTTALIGKSIQEAGLRNLKGNFLVEIVRNDRIITPVSPSHILRAHDRLIFTGGLDTIQELAKADMGLSLPKTCDADHLSDVVEVVISYNSSLIGKTVKDSDFRGKYDAAIVAVHRNGEKLSGKLGDIELEAGDALLLFAGRDFYKRATENAFYTISKKQNVRVQGRKALMVILGVMASIIISALTPVPLFTCLLLVLAGSLLGGILTTTEVRKGLDVNLLVIMAFGLALGKALINSGAADLIADQVLLHGKSLGPVAVIAGIFTVTNVLGAYMTNKAAVALIFPISISLAQSMNLPIEPFILVVAFGGAASFITPIGYQTNLMVYGSGGYSFGDFMRIGLPLALIYIILGTLLLSWRYGLF; translated from the coding sequence ATGCCTGAATTTGCTCCGATATTAGTTGGGATCTCGGTCCTTTTTCTGCTGGTAGCGCTCTATTCGGGCAAGATCAGGGCTGAGGTTGCCTTCTTCTCAGCAGTAATGTTCCTCACGGTTTTTGGCGTTCTGACCCCGAAGGAAGCGATCAGCGGTTTTGCGAACGAGCAGTTGGCGGTCATAATCCTGTTGCTCATTCTCAGCGACACCATCCGAAAGACCAACGTGATGGACGCGCTTTTCAACCGCCTGTTCAAAGGCACAAAAAGTCAGCGCTCGTTCGTTGCTAGAATGATGCTTTTCATTGCGCCTGCATCTGCCTTCTTCAACAATACTCCACTTGTGGCCATGATGATGCCCTATGTGCATAGCTGGTCGAAGCGGAACGGAATGTCGCCTTCAAAGCTGCTCATACCGCTTTCGTATGTCACCATTGTTGGTGGATGCATGACGTTGGTCGGCACAAGCACCAACCTGATCGTGAACGGAATGGCGGTAGATGCTGGCCTTCCTAGCTTGGGAATATTTGACTTCACGTGGATCGGATTACCACTAGCCGTAGTTGGCGGTGTTTACATGTTTTTCTTTTCCGACAAATTGTTGAAAGACCACCGTGACGCCATTGATGAATTTAAGGACGATTGGCGCGAATATTTTGTCGAAACAGAAGTGGGACAGACAACTGCTTTAATCGGAAAGTCCATTCAAGAGGCCGGATTGCGCAACCTGAAGGGGAACTTCTTGGTGGAAATTGTGCGCAACGACCGCATCATCACACCTGTTTCTCCCTCACATATACTTCGAGCGCACGATAGATTGATCTTCACTGGTGGTTTGGATACGATTCAGGAACTGGCTAAGGCAGACATGGGTCTCAGCTTGCCAAAAACCTGTGATGCTGATCACCTTTCCGATGTGGTGGAAGTGGTCATTTCCTACAACAGTTCGCTGATTGGAAAGACCGTTAAAGACTCTGATTTCCGTGGAAAGTATGATGCCGCCATTGTTGCCGTGCACCGAAACGGAGAGAAACTATCTGGCAAACTGGGAGATATTGAGTTGGAAGCGGGAGATGCACTTCTACTGTTTGCCGGTCGAGATTTCTACAAACGGGCTACAGAGAACGCGTTCTATACCATTTCGAAAAAACAGAATGTTCGGGTTCAAGGTAGAAAGGCCTTGATGGTGATCTTGGGTGTAATGGCCTCCATTATCATATCTGCACTTACGCCTGTTCCATTGTTCACTTGCCTGCTTCTGGTACTTGCCGGATCACTTTTGGGAGGAATATTAACAACCACAGAAGTGCGTAAAGGGCTAGATGTGAACCTTCTTGTGATCATGGCTTTTGGACTCGCGCTCGGAAAGGCACTGATAAACAGCGGTGCCGCAGATCTCATTGCCGATCAGGTTCTACTTCACGGAAAATCGCTTGGTCCGGTGGCGGTCATTGCTGGCATCTTCACCGTTACAAACGTTCTTGGCGCTTACATGACCAACAAGGCGGCAGTGGCGCTCATATTCCCCATTTCCATCAGCCTGGCGCAAAGCATGAACCTGCCCATTGAGCCCTTCATTCTTGTGGTAGCATTTGGTGGAGCGGCAAGCTTCATCACTCCCATCGGTTATCAGACAAACCTGATGGTTTACGGTTCGGGCGGTTACAGCTTCGGAGATTTTATGCGCATCGGACTTCCACTCGCGCTCATATATATCATTCTGGGAACGCTACTGCTTTCTTGGCGGTATGGTCTTTTCTAA
- the cphA gene encoding cyanophycin synthetase, whose protein sequence is MRIREINAMRGPNYWSVNRDKLIVMVLDLEEMEQQPTDKIPGFGDRLEAMFPSMFSHRCSESVEGGFFMRVKEGTWMGHVIEHIALEIQTLAGMDTGFGRTRTYGEDGVYFVVFSYMEEKVGRYAAKAAVSIAEALITGEEYDLEKDVREMRELRESERLGPSTGSIVEEAQVRGIPWIRLNKYSLCQLGYGANQKRIQATVTSQTSSIGVEIACDKEDTKFLLEAAEVPVPKGDIVRSVGGLEDAIARIGFPLVLKPINGNHGRGITTDIMTTEDAIVAFEAAKEISRSVIVEKFITGDDYRLLVIDHKLVAAAKRTPAHVVGDGKSTIQQLIDETNRDPRRGYGHENVLTEITVNDMTLAILKAKGYSLETVAPEGEFVKLKDTGNLSTGGTAEDVTDIVHPYNVFMAERISRIIGLDICGIDIMTTAIDVPLTETGGAVLEVNAAPGFRMHLAPSSGLGRNVAAHVMDMLYPPGETARIPIVAVTGTNGKTTTTRLIAHMMRLKGFKVGYTTTDGVYIQNRLLMKGDCTGPASAEFVLKDPTVNFAVLECARGGLLRAGLGFKRCDIGIVTNVASDHLGLKGIHTLDQLAKVKGVIPEVVLPSGYAILNADDDRVYEMRQNVKSNVALFSMDENSPRIKKHAANGGISAIYENGYITIMKGEWKIRITKAVNVPLTMGGRADFMIQNVLPATLTAYLREFSVEDIKVALESFIPSPSQTPGRLNLFQFKNFNIMLDYAHNAAGFRALAQLVAKMDGSPKVGIIAGVGDRRDEDTKDLGAIAAEMFDEIIIRQDRNLRGKTDSELIALLEAGIDSVDPNKPRKVIRSEEEAITYAVKNATPGTLIIVSSDVVPAALDLVMKFKEDEVKDLYGAFDKGDIPNM, encoded by the coding sequence ATGAGAATTAGAGAGATCAATGCGATGAGAGGGCCAAACTATTGGTCGGTGAATAGAGATAAGTTGATCGTGATGGTCTTGGATCTGGAAGAAATGGAGCAACAACCTACGGATAAGATCCCTGGGTTTGGCGACCGCTTGGAAGCCATGTTCCCAAGCATGTTCTCGCATCGTTGTTCCGAAAGCGTGGAAGGAGGATTCTTCATGCGAGTGAAGGAAGGAACTTGGATGGGTCATGTCATTGAACACATCGCCCTCGAAATACAGACCCTCGCGGGGATGGACACGGGTTTCGGAAGAACCAGAACCTATGGAGAAGATGGCGTCTATTTCGTGGTGTTCAGCTACATGGAAGAAAAGGTGGGTCGTTATGCCGCCAAAGCAGCCGTCAGCATTGCCGAAGCATTGATCACAGGCGAAGAATATGACCTCGAAAAGGACGTTCGCGAGATGCGCGAACTCCGCGAAAGCGAACGCCTCGGGCCTAGCACAGGTTCTATTGTGGAAGAAGCTCAGGTCCGCGGCATTCCTTGGATTCGATTGAATAAATATTCACTCTGTCAATTGGGTTATGGCGCCAATCAGAAACGCATTCAGGCCACGGTAACGAGCCAAACTTCGAGCATCGGAGTGGAAATTGCTTGCGATAAGGAAGACACGAAATTCCTGTTGGAAGCTGCGGAGGTTCCTGTTCCAAAAGGCGACATCGTTCGTTCTGTTGGCGGATTGGAAGATGCCATTGCCCGCATCGGTTTCCCGCTGGTGCTAAAACCGATCAATGGAAATCACGGGCGTGGAATTACCACCGATATAATGACCACAGAAGACGCCATTGTGGCGTTTGAAGCAGCTAAGGAGATCAGCCGTTCGGTGATTGTGGAGAAATTCATCACAGGAGATGATTATCGCTTGTTGGTCATCGACCACAAATTGGTGGCAGCCGCCAAGCGAACGCCAGCCCATGTGGTTGGAGACGGGAAAAGCACCATTCAGCAACTCATAGATGAAACCAACCGAGATCCGCGAAGAGGCTACGGACACGAGAATGTGCTGACCGAGATCACTGTAAATGATATGACCTTGGCCATTCTTAAGGCGAAGGGTTATTCACTCGAAACGGTCGCTCCGGAGGGGGAATTCGTGAAACTGAAGGACACAGGAAACCTGAGTACAGGTGGAACGGCTGAGGATGTGACGGATATCGTTCATCCCTACAACGTTTTCATGGCCGAACGCATCAGCCGTATCATTGGTCTAGACATCTGCGGCATCGATATCATGACCACCGCCATTGATGTTCCGTTGACCGAAACAGGTGGAGCGGTGCTTGAAGTGAATGCTGCACCAGGCTTCCGAATGCACTTGGCGCCAAGCAGTGGTTTGGGCCGAAATGTGGCCGCACATGTCATGGACATGCTTTATCCTCCGGGAGAAACGGCCCGAATTCCAATTGTGGCCGTTACCGGAACAAATGGAAAAACGACAACTACGCGTTTGATAGCGCACATGATGCGCCTCAAGGGCTTCAAGGTCGGCTACACCACCACCGATGGCGTTTATATTCAGAATAGACTTTTGATGAAGGGCGATTGCACGGGTCCGGCCAGTGCCGAATTTGTACTGAAAGACCCAACTGTCAACTTTGCCGTGCTCGAATGCGCAAGAGGCGGATTGCTCAGGGCGGGTCTTGGTTTCAAGCGCTGCGATATCGGCATTGTGACGAACGTAGCTTCTGATCATCTCGGATTGAAAGGAATTCACACACTCGATCAATTGGCCAAAGTGAAAGGCGTCATTCCAGAAGTGGTTCTTCCTTCGGGATATGCCATTCTGAATGCCGATGACGACCGTGTGTACGAAATGCGACAGAACGTGAAGAGCAACGTGGCACTTTTCTCCATGGACGAGAACAGCCCGCGCATCAAGAAACATGCGGCAAACGGGGGTATTTCGGCCATTTATGAGAACGGATACATCACCATCATGAAAGGAGAATGGAAGATCCGCATCACCAAGGCAGTGAATGTGCCGTTGACGATGGGCGGACGAGCTGATTTCATGATTCAGAACGTGCTTCCTGCGACTTTGACGGCCTATTTGAGGGAATTTTCAGTGGAAGATATCAAGGTGGCGCTGGAGTCGTTCATTCCCTCGCCATCGCAAACGCCTGGACGACTGAACCTGTTCCAGTTCAAGAATTTCAATATCATGCTGGATTATGCGCACAATGCAGCTGGCTTCAGGGCCTTGGCGCAATTGGTGGCCAAAATGGATGGTTCTCCAAAAGTGGGCATCATTGCAGGTGTGGGCGATAGACGCGATGAGGACACGAAAGACCTCGGTGCCATTGCTGCTGAGATGTTTGACGAGATCATCATCCGTCAGGATAGAAACCTGCGTGGCAAAACGGACTCAGAGTTGATCGCGCTACTAGAGGCAGGCATCGATTCGGTAGACCCGAACAAGCCAAGGAAAGTGATCCGATCTGAAGAAGAAGCGATTACCTACGCGGTGAAGAACGCAACCCCTGGAACCTTGATCATTGTCAGTTCAGATGTGGTGCCTGCAGCCTTGGATCTGGTCATGAAATTCAAGGAAGACGAGGTGAAAGATCTTTACGGTGCTTTCGACAAAGGCGACATTCCAAATATGTAA
- a CDS encoding cyanophycinase, which yields MSSHSKPRGVLVPIGGGEDRGEETAPALPFEKKGVLKHVLDKAKGAQSKVVLVTSASSIPKEVSEAYRAGFKRLGCENLVHYHMVEKAECNEETLLKDFAEADVVMFSGGNQSKLPLRIRKTKLHQLLKERYWNDTLVIAGTSAGAMAMSEFMVAGGSASEAFVKGAVHMRTGLGFIPELIIDTHFVRRGRFGRLAEAVAIHPQCVGIGLAENTGVIIEDGDHFTVIGSGMAILMDPRSVKHNNHSILKEGTLMSMTNLTTHFLSNGDKFRLSDHSTEVLPMGQSFI from the coding sequence ATGAGCAGTCATTCGAAGCCAAGGGGGGTTCTTGTTCCGATAGGAGGAGGAGAAGACAGGGGGGAAGAGACGGCACCAGCATTGCCATTTGAGAAGAAAGGCGTTCTGAAACACGTTCTTGATAAGGCGAAAGGAGCTCAGTCTAAGGTCGTTCTGGTCACTTCTGCTTCTAGCATTCCGAAGGAAGTGAGTGAGGCTTACCGTGCCGGATTCAAGCGACTAGGCTGCGAGAATCTGGTTCATTATCACATGGTTGAAAAAGCAGAATGCAACGAAGAAACGTTGCTGAAAGATTTTGCTGAAGCGGATGTAGTCATGTTCAGTGGTGGAAATCAATCCAAGTTGCCCTTGAGGATCAGAAAGACCAAATTGCATCAGCTACTCAAAGAGCGATATTGGAACGACACCTTGGTCATTGCTGGAACCAGCGCTGGAGCTATGGCCATGTCGGAATTCATGGTAGCTGGTGGGAGCGCTTCAGAAGCGTTTGTAAAAGGGGCCGTTCACATGCGGACTGGCCTTGGTTTCATTCCTGAGTTGATCATTGATACGCATTTTGTGCGAAGGGGTCGTTTCGGACGCTTGGCTGAGGCCGTTGCCATTCATCCACAGTGCGTGGGCATTGGCTTGGCTGAAAACACGGGTGTGATCATTGAAGACGGAGACCATTTCACGGTCATCGGTTCAGGAATGGCCATTTTGATGGATCCGCGAAGCGTGAAGCACAACAACCATTCGATCTTGAAGGAAGGAACCTTGATGTCGATGACCAACCTGACCACCCATTTTCTATCGAACGGTGATAAGTTCCGCCTGTCGGACCACAGCACCGAGGTGTTGCCGATGGGACAGTCGTTTATCTAA
- a CDS encoding isoaspartyl peptidase/L-asparaginase — protein sequence MHKTTLVIHGGAGTLLKSEMSAEKEAAYLEALKVALEAGNALLSKGASALDAVELAVKIMEDSPLFNAGKGSVFTADGLHEMDASIMSGKDRMAGAVCGVTSVKNPVSLARLVMEKSEHVLLSGAGAEAFGKEMNVDFEPASYFDEEWRRKQWLSVRGTDEIALDHNINPDRKFGTVGAVALDKEGNLAAATSTGGMTNKKYGRVGDSPIIGAGTYANNNTCAVSCTGSGEFFIRGVVAYEVSALIEFKGISLVDACAEVIRKRVLELGGDGGLIALDQQGNLSMEFNTAGMYRGYVKEGEAMQLAIYK from the coding sequence ATGCACAAGACAACATTGGTCATTCATGGTGGAGCAGGAACGCTGCTAAAAAGTGAGATGAGTGCGGAGAAGGAAGCTGCCTATCTGGAAGCATTAAAAGTGGCCTTGGAAGCAGGGAATGCCCTTCTTTCGAAAGGTGCTTCGGCCTTGGATGCCGTGGAACTGGCGGTGAAGATCATGGAAGACAGTCCGCTTTTCAACGCAGGGAAAGGTTCCGTTTTTACGGCTGATGGTCTGCACGAAATGGACGCATCCATCATGAGCGGAAAGGACCGGATGGCAGGTGCAGTCTGTGGCGTGACAAGCGTGAAAAACCCGGTTTCTCTGGCGCGTTTGGTGATGGAAAAATCGGAACATGTGCTCTTGTCGGGTGCAGGAGCTGAAGCCTTCGGTAAAGAGATGAATGTTGACTTTGAGCCAGCATCTTATTTTGACGAGGAATGGAGAAGAAAACAGTGGCTTTCTGTTCGTGGAACGGATGAAATTGCCTTGGATCACAACATTAATCCCGACCGAAAATTCGGAACAGTAGGCGCGGTGGCCTTGGATAAGGAAGGCAACCTCGCAGCAGCCACATCTACTGGCGGCATGACCAACAAAAAATACGGAAGGGTAGGAGACAGCCCGATCATCGGGGCTGGAACCTACGCAAACAATAATACTTGTGCTGTTTCGTGCACGGGTAGTGGCGAGTTCTTCATCCGTGGTGTGGTGGCGTACGAGGTTTCTGCCCTCATTGAATTCAAAGGAATTTCCTTGGTCGATGCTTGCGCGGAGGTCATCCGAAAACGTGTGTTGGAACTAGGTGGCGATGGCGGCCTCATTGCGCTCGATCAGCAAGGAAACCTGAGCATGGAATTCAACACGGCCGGCATGTATCGCGGTTACGTGAAGGAGGGTGAAGCGATGCAGCTCGCTATTTACAAGTAG
- the cysQ gene encoding 3'(2'),5'-bisphosphate nucleotidase CysQ, translated as MMEQAIKGAYEGGLEILKVYGTEFSVDVKEDKSPLTEADRRAHNKIMEFLDGTGIPVLSEEGKALSYDERKAWSQFWLVDPLDGTKEFIKRNGEFTVNIALIENGVPVSGVIYVPVKDEMYLGIEGKGAFKISEYSKIHASHTDLEDLLSKGNKLPIDTGRTTFSMVGSRSHMSDETLEYFEKMKQEHGDVEMVSMGSSLKLCLVAEGAADVYPRFAPTMEWDTGAGDAIARNAGCVVTEQDEVTPLRYNKENLLNPWFIVKAP; from the coding sequence ATGATGGAGCAAGCAATAAAAGGCGCCTACGAAGGCGGATTGGAGATACTGAAAGTGTACGGAACCGAGTTTTCGGTAGATGTGAAAGAGGATAAAAGTCCGCTGACCGAAGCCGACCGCAGAGCGCACAACAAGATCATGGAGTTTTTGGATGGAACCGGAATTCCTGTTTTGAGCGAAGAAGGAAAAGCACTTTCGTATGATGAGCGCAAAGCTTGGAGCCAATTCTGGCTCGTAGATCCGTTGGATGGCACCAAGGAGTTCATCAAACGCAATGGCGAGTTCACCGTGAATATTGCTCTTATTGAGAATGGCGTGCCTGTTTCGGGTGTGATCTACGTTCCAGTGAAGGACGAAATGTACCTCGGAATAGAAGGAAAAGGCGCTTTCAAGATCAGCGAATATTCTAAGATTCACGCTTCTCACACCGATCTGGAAGACCTTCTATCCAAAGGAAATAAACTGCCGATTGATACTGGAAGAACCACTTTCTCGATGGTAGGAAGCCGTTCGCACATGAGCGATGAAACGTTGGAGTACTTTGAAAAGATGAAGCAAGAGCATGGCGATGTGGAAATGGTTTCGATGGGAAGCTCTTTGAAACTGTGTTTGGTAGCCGAAGGCGCTGCCGATGTGTATCCTCGCTTTGCCCCAACCATGGAATGGGACACGGGTGCTGGCGATGCCATTGCCCGTAATGCAGGCTGCGTGGTGACCGAACAGGACGAAGTAACGCCACTGCGCTACAATAAGGAGAACCTGCTAAACCCTTGGTTTATCGTAAAAGCTCCTTAA
- a CDS encoding 4'-phosphopantetheinyl transferase superfamily protein, with protein sequence MPLIEEIVVGRNRLGLWRIDGSENRFEKDFPELSAALSVRHPRTQLQRYASRLLLAEMLGAMPKVSKDEHGKPLLPDLPFDVSISHTEGYAAILLGKGRLGVDVQHYKPNVLKVRDRFLDENELQMAQDIETTTLFWAAKEAIYKYNALPALDFRDPITIHSIEEEFLPSSFVYEDVKTELNLGWKKLDGAMLVWTV encoded by the coding sequence GTGCCACTTATAGAGGAAATAGTGGTCGGAAGAAACCGACTGGGGCTTTGGAGAATTGACGGTTCTGAGAATCGATTTGAGAAGGATTTCCCCGAACTGTCAGCAGCACTTTCTGTAAGGCATCCGCGCACGCAGTTGCAGCGCTATGCTTCGCGATTGTTATTGGCCGAAATGCTGGGTGCCATGCCCAAGGTTTCCAAAGATGAGCACGGAAAACCACTGCTGCCCGATCTTCCCTTCGATGTTTCCATTTCGCACACCGAAGGTTATGCGGCCATCCTGCTAGGTAAAGGTAGATTGGGAGTGGATGTGCAGCACTACAAACCCAATGTGCTGAAAGTGCGCGACCGTTTTCTGGATGAGAATGAACTGCAAATGGCGCAAGACATCGAAACCACTACGCTCTTTTGGGCGGCCAAAGAGGCCATCTACAAATACAACGCCTTGCCTGCGTTGGATTTCCGCGACCCGATCACCATTCATTCCATTGAGGAAGAGTTTCTACCAAGCAGTTTCGTTTACGAAGACGTAAAAACGGAACTCAACTTGGGGTGGAAAAAACTGGATGGAGCTATGCTGGTTTGGACTGTCTGA
- a CDS encoding alpha/beta hydrolase has translation MKRLFLSMVILTATLNAMATIDIVNKEVNGLTFKCRVAGKPTDEPVILLHGWPETSHMWTELMEKLSAEGYYCIAPDQRGFSPQARPTDVKAYEIEKLASDVVGIADAFGIKRFQLIGHDWGSAIGWAVVGLYPERVKSWTAMSVPHLKAFSDAVRFDKKQKKMSQYMAFFQWRGIPEWFLLKKDRQNLRKVWKKSSPEELQDYLDVIGNKPALKASLGYYRANYKLLKKGEKVDQYLEVKTPTLMIWGNKDIAIGPVGVQGTAQYMKGPYEYLELAAGHWLMQEAFDGCYQPIKIHLAKYR, from the coding sequence ATGAAACGACTGTTTTTGTCAATGGTCATTCTGACCGCAACCCTCAACGCCATGGCAACCATCGATATTGTAAATAAAGAAGTAAACGGCCTCACGTTCAAATGCCGCGTGGCTGGAAAACCAACAGATGAACCTGTGATATTGCTTCACGGCTGGCCCGAAACCTCGCATATGTGGACGGAGCTGATGGAGAAACTTTCTGCCGAAGGCTACTACTGCATTGCACCCGATCAGCGCGGTTTCAGTCCGCAGGCCAGACCAACGGACGTGAAGGCATATGAGATAGAAAAACTAGCGAGCGATGTGGTTGGAATTGCCGATGCATTCGGAATAAAGCGTTTCCAACTTATTGGTCACGATTGGGGCTCGGCCATTGGCTGGGCAGTGGTGGGGCTTTATCCCGAGCGGGTGAAAAGTTGGACGGCCATGTCTGTTCCGCATCTCAAGGCTTTCAGCGATGCTGTTCGTTTTGATAAGAAGCAAAAGAAAATGAGCCAGTACATGGCCTTTTTCCAATGGCGCGGCATTCCCGAATGGTTCTTGCTGAAGAAAGACAGGCAGAACCTGCGGAAAGTGTGGAAAAAGAGTTCGCCAGAGGAATTACAGGATTACTTGGATGTGATAGGGAATAAACCCGCCCTGAAAGCATCACTCGGTTACTATAGGGCCAATTACAAATTGCTTAAGAAGGGGGAGAAAGTAGACCAATACCTGGAGGTGAAAACTCCGACCCTGATGATCTGGGGTAATAAGGACATTGCCATCGGACCTGTTGGCGTGCAAGGCACCGCACAGTACATGAAAGGACCTTACGAATACCTGGAATTGGCCGCTGGGCATTGGCTCATGCAAGAGGCATTTGATGGATGCTACCAGCCCATTAAAATACATTTGGCCAAGTACAGATAG
- a CDS encoding DUF1287 domain-containing protein → MRTFLTLLSFWILVGKAQNLALSKAATALTEQKVIYDPSYFKISYPNGDVPSDKGVCTDVVIRAYRKLGTDLQQLVHEDMAANFSLYPKNWGLKSTDRNIDHRRVPNLMRFFERHGTSLPKSKKPEDYLPGDIVTWNLGGGLTHIGIVVDQTSLFGKTPLIVHNIGSGQVVEDCLFRFEITGHYRYGN, encoded by the coding sequence ATGAGAACATTCCTTACTCTCCTTTCCTTCTGGATTCTGGTGGGAAAAGCACAGAATCTGGCGCTTTCCAAAGCCGCCACAGCACTGACCGAGCAGAAAGTGATCTACGACCCAAGCTACTTCAAAATCAGTTATCCGAATGGGGATGTTCCAAGCGATAAGGGCGTTTGCACCGATGTGGTTATCCGTGCTTATCGCAAACTGGGCACCGACCTTCAGCAGCTGGTGCACGAAGACATGGCTGCCAATTTCAGTCTTTACCCGAAAAATTGGGGATTGAAATCGACCGACAGGAACATTGATCATCGTAGAGTACCCAATCTGATGCGGTTCTTTGAGCGTCACGGAACATCATTACCGAAATCAAAAAAGCCTGAAGATTACTTGCCAGGCGACATCGTTACATGGAATTTGGGAGGTGGGCTAACACACATCGGGATAGTGGTTGACCAGACAAGCCTATTCGGCAAAACGCCATTGATCGTTCACAACATTGGTTCTGGACAAGTGGTGGAAGATTGCCTGTTCCGCTTCGAAATAACGGGGCACTATCGCTACGGAAACTAG